The following are from one region of the Nymphaea colorata isolate Beijing-Zhang1983 chromosome 7, ASM883128v2, whole genome shotgun sequence genome:
- the LOC116257584 gene encoding uncharacterized protein LOC116257584 translates to MAKNASEKADAKKKNKKRKSSSKKLLLAPHSVVMKASAAKANPFESIWTRRKFDVLGKKRKGEEIRMGSSRSKAVKKRKETLLAEYQQSAKSSKFLDRRIGEKDVTLEEMDKSILRFQRERLIKMKRKSKYNLSDAEDDEYATDMAGSFSNLDDFKDDISLDEDDDKNEKNMFDDDSLAIRQEGDGLHDRGPVPNEENRQKTKKEVMEEIILKSKFHKAQKAKDKEEDEQLMNQLDNDFISLAQSEVIHSLIQPSKMNAVKALLNEKSRREAGKRGLPAVDEETLQDRPDAYDRLVKEMVMDVRARPSDRTKTPEEIAQEERTRLEELEEERKKRMLATEESDDDGSDSEREAKNLPLDKPKWISGEDLGDSFDLDEEAAGKGWVDEVLGRGEAHDTSSAEEASSEASSEQFDSDSEQQFESAKDWEQSDDELFDTGKEGDDIRVEDLHEEVKDKKQLKLEHQKEESHDEQKKPKSKAAGDGQPPLLPEGGSLPFIIEAPADLKQLCSLLDGRSDSETVEAINRIRKCNAISLAAENRRKMQVFYGVLLQYFAVLANQKPVNFKRIDLLVKPLVEMSSETPYFAAICARERLIHMRNQLCNDLKDPECSMWPSLKTLLLLRLWSIIYPCSDYRHVVMTPAVLLMCEYLMRCPIVTGRDIAVGLVLCSLLLCVCRQSRKLCPEAINFLKNLLMAASASRMGPNNGISLHGNSMMEPLIRTPWLHLSDTVTDLRPLDLITLMDLPAESSYFSSDSFRAGALFSMTETLRGFVHIYDGISSFPELFGPVRSLLSEVSGQEKLPELLRKKMIELADMISKKSDELLMLRQPVQMRKQRPVPIKQFNPKFEENYVKGRDYDPDRERAEKKKFLRQLKRESRGAARELRKDNQFLAAVKDRERALLKEERAEKYNKARAFLEEQEHAFKSGQLGKGRKRRK, encoded by the exons ATGGCGAAGAACGCTAGCGAGAAGGCCGatgcaaaaaagaagaacaagaagaggaagagctCCAGCAAGAAGCTGCTCCTCGCGCCCCACTCGGTGGTGATGAAGGCGAGCGCCGCAAAGGCCAACCCGTTCGAGAGCATCTGGACGCGGCGGAAGTTCGATGTCCTCGGGAAGAAGCGGAAGGGCGAGGAGATTCGCATGGGTTCATCTCGATCTAAGGCAGTCAAGAAG CGGAAGGAAACTCTTCTGGCAGAATACCAACAAAGTGCCAAGTCATCTAAGTTTTTGGATAGGCGTATAGGAGAGAAGGATGTTACTCTTGAAGAGATGGACAAATCCATACTGCGCTTTCAGAGGGAGCGGCTG atcaaaatgaaaagaaaaagcaaatacaaTTTGTCTGATGCTGAGGATGATGAATATGCAACTGATATGGCTGGTTccttttcaaatttggatgatTTTAAGGATGATATTTCTCTAGATGAAGACGATGACAAAAATGAGA aaaacatgtttgatgaTGATAGCTTGGCTATCAGACAGGAAGGAGATGGTCTGCATGACCGTGGACCAGTGCCAAATGAGGAAAAT aggcaaaaaacaaagaaggaagTCATGGAGGAGATTATCTTGAAAAGCAAATTTCATAAG GCACAAAAGGCAAAGGATAAAGAAGAGGATGAACAATTAATGAATCAACTGGACAATGACTTTATATCCTTGGCGCAATCAGAGGTTATCCATTCGTTGATTCAGCCTAGCAAGATGAATGCTGTAAAAGCTCTTTTGAATGAGAAGTCAAGGAGAGAGGCAGGAAAAAGGGGTCTTCCAGCTGTTGATGAAGAAACTTTGCAG GATCGGCCTGATGCGTATGACAGACTTGTGAAAGAAATGGTAATGGATGTTCGTGCTCGGCCATCTGATAGGACGAAGACACCAGAGGAGATAGCACAAGAAGAGCGAACACGTCTTGAAGAATTAGAG GAAGAGCGAAAGAAAAGGATGCTTGCAACAGAAGAATCTGATGATGACGGCAGTGACAGTGAAAGAGAAGCCAAAAACTTGCCATTGGACAAACCAAAGTGGATTTCTGGTGAGGACCTGGGAGATTCCTTCGATTTGGATGAAGAAGCTGCAGGCAAAGGGTGGGTTGATGAAGTACTTGGAAGGGGCGAAGCACATGATACCAGCAGTGCGGAAGAAGCATCTTCAGAAGCATCAAGTGAGCAATTTGATAGTGATTCAGAGCAACAATTTGAATCTGCAAAGGATTGGGAGCAGAGTGATGACGAACTTTTTGACACTGGCAAGGAAGGAGATGATATTCGTGTGGAAGACTTACATGAGGAAGTGAAAGACAAGAAACAGTTAAAACTTGAGCATCAGAAAGAAGAATCTCATGATGAACAGAAGAAACCCAAGAGTAAAGCTGCTGGAGATGGTCAACCACCTCTACTCCCAGAGGGTGGTTCTCTTCCTTTTATAATTGAAGCTCCAGCTGACCTGAAGCAGTTATGCTCTTTATTAGATGGTcgatcagattcagaaacaGTGGAAGCCATCAATCGTATTAGGAAATGCAATGCAATTAGCCTTGCAGCAGAGAACCGCAGAAAGATGCAA GTGTTTTATGGTGTCCTATTGCAATACTTCGCTGTTTTGGCAAATCAAAAGCCAGTGAACTTCAAAAGAATAGATTTGCTGGTCAAACCGTTAGTGGAAATGAGCTCTGAGACGCCATATTTTGCAGCAATTTGTGCAAGAGAGAGGCTAATTCACATGAGAAACCAGCTTTGCAATGATCTAAAAGACCCAG AGTGTAGCATGTGGCCATCTTTGAAGACTTTGTTACTGTTACGTCTGTGGTCAATCATCTACCCATGTTCTGATTACCGCCATGTTGTGATGACACCTGCAGTCCTCTTGATGTGCGAGTATCTCATGCGTTGTCCAATAGTGACAGGGCGAGATATTGCTGTTGGATTAGTCTTGTGCTCTCTTCTCCTTTGT GTTTGCAGGCAATCAAGGAAGCTGTGTCCTGAGGcaatcaattttctgaaaaatctgCTGATGGCAGCTTCTGCAAGCAGGATGGGACCAAATAATGGCATTTCCTTACAT GGTAACTCTATGATGGAACCATTGATAAGGACACCATGGCTTCATCTTTCTGACACTGTAACTGACCTACGTCCTCTGGATCTCATTACACTTATGGACTTGCCTGCTGAATCATCTTATTTCAGTTCTGATAGTTTTAG AGCTGGTGCACTCTTCTCCATGACGGAGACTTTGAGGGGATTTGTTCACATTTATGATGGCATCAGCTCTTTTCCTGAATTGTTTGGTCCAGTTCGTAGTTTACTAAGTGAAGTTTCAGGGCAAGAAAAGCTACCAGAATTATTGcgaaaaaaaatgattgagCTTGCTGATATGATAAGTAAGAAATCAGATGAGCTTCTGATGCTTCGGCAACCAGTTCAGATGAGAAAGCAAAGGCCTGTGCCAATTAAGCAATTCAATCCTAAATTTGAGGAGAA CTATGTGAAGGGTAGAGATTATGACCCTGACCGTGAAAGGGCTGAGAAGAAGAAGTTCCTTCGGCAGCTAAAGCGAGAATCTAGAGGTGCTGCTCGAGAACTACGTAAAGACAATCAGTTTTTAGCTGCTGTGAAGGACAGGGAAAGGGCGTTACTGAAGGAGGAAAGAGCTGAGAAATATAATAAAGCAAGAGCATTCTTGGAAGAGCAAGAGCATGCTTTCAAGTCAGGGCAACTGGGGAAGGGCAGGAAAAGGCGGAAATAG